From Hyphomicrobiales bacterium, the proteins below share one genomic window:
- a CDS encoding sarcosine oxidase subunit beta family protein, with protein sequence MRNYSVMSLLKQGLKGHKDWEPAWGLSTTPKDSYDAVIIGGGGHGLATAYYMAKEHGMTNIAVIEKGWIGGANAGRNTTIIRSNYLYDESAAIYDHSLDLWKTLGRELNYNIMMSHRGVVNVAHDEGEARAIKRRVEANRLNGVEAEWLDAKQIKEFCPLVNISPDVRYPIIGGSLQRSGGSNRHDAVVWAFARAAHQLGVDIVQQCEVTGFKIEGGQITGLSTTKGDIKTPKVASVVAGHSSVMAKMADLKLPIESHPLQALVSEPVKPIMPCVLMSNQVHVYVSQSDKGGMVIGAGIDPYCSYSQRGGFNIIEEQMAAVMELFPMMSRLRMVRQWGGIVDVCPDASPLITKTPVKGFYINAGWGTGGWKATPGSGHVFADLVANDEPNDIAAPFTMERFATGKLVAEHGAAAVAH encoded by the coding sequence ATGCGTAACTACTCCGTAATGAGCCTCTTAAAGCAAGGCCTTAAGGGTCATAAAGATTGGGAACCTGCGTGGGGTCTTTCGACAACACCTAAGGATTCTTATGACGCTGTGATAATTGGCGGCGGCGGCCATGGTTTGGCAACCGCTTATTATATGGCCAAAGAGCACGGCATGACCAATATTGCTGTAATCGAAAAAGGCTGGATTGGCGGCGCCAATGCGGGCCGTAACACCACGATTATTCGTTCTAACTATCTCTACGATGAAAGTGCCGCGATTTACGACCATTCGTTGGACCTTTGGAAAACCCTTGGCCGTGAGCTGAACTATAACATCATGATGAGCCATCGCGGCGTCGTGAATGTTGCCCATGATGAGGGTGAGGCCCGCGCGATTAAGCGCCGTGTTGAGGCTAACCGTTTGAACGGCGTAGAGGCTGAATGGCTTGATGCAAAACAAATCAAAGAATTCTGCCCGCTCGTGAACATCAGTCCTGATGTGCGTTATCCAATTATTGGCGGTTCATTGCAGCGCTCTGGCGGTTCAAATCGTCACGATGCTGTGGTTTGGGCGTTTGCCCGTGCCGCTCACCAGCTTGGCGTTGATATTGTTCAACAATGTGAAGTGACAGGCTTTAAGATTGAAGGCGGTCAGATTACAGGTCTTTCCACGACAAAAGGCGATATCAAAACGCCGAAAGTTGCCTCTGTTGTTGCAGGGCACTCAAGCGTTATGGCGAAGATGGCAGATTTGAAATTGCCGATTGAAAGCCATCCGCTGCAAGCTTTGGTATCAGAGCCTGTAAAACCGATTATGCCATGTGTATTAATGTCCAACCAAGTGCACGTTTATGTGTCGCAGTCGGATAAAGGCGGCATGGTGATTGGTGCTGGTATTGATCCTTATTGCTCATACAGCCAACGCGGTGGTTTCAACATTATTGAGGAGCAGATGGCAGCCGTCATGGAATTGTTCCCGATGATGTCTCGTCTCCGCATGGTGCGCCAATGGGGCGGCATCGTGGATGTTTGCCCTGATGCTAGTCCGTTGATTACGAAAACGCCGGTTAAAGGCTTCTATATCAATGCAGGCTGGGGCACAGGCGGCTGGAAAGCTACGCCGGGGTCGGGTCATGTATTTGCAGACCTTGTCGCAAATGACGAACCGAACGATATAGCTGCACCATTTACGATGGAGCGTTTTGCAACAGGTAAGCTGGTCGCCGAACACGGCGCTGCAGCGGTTGCTCACTAA
- a CDS encoding 2Fe-2S iron-sulfur cluster-binding protein codes for MSTYRLDKGGLIDRTKPLRFTFDGKPVLGFEGDTIASAMIANGQHMVGRSFKYHRPRGILGIGSEEPAALVQMGDGNAETTPNVRVTEQEVFAGLSVRSQNAWPSLEFDVGRMNDYAWRFIPAGFYYKTFMGPPGAWMMFEPIIRKAAGLGKSPTEADPDNYEHVNRHCDVLVIGGGPSGLMAAEAASLSGARVILVDESNQLGGQLLGETPETTLNDQEPVEWVVAAEAALRARENVTILNRTTAFGYYAENFVGLWEKCTDHLAPADRPERAPRERLWRVRAKHVVLATGAIERSIAFHENDRPGVMLASAAQTYAYRYGALPGKNILVFANNDAAWTNAFALKEAGANIAGIVDARPSIDAGLLAKAAEASIDLFPRSGIVGTKGHARVKQASIRTLDQDGQPTGPTKQVECDLIAVSGGYNPNVSLFSQSRGKLKYDENIAGFRPAHSWQKETSAGSCNGVFDLASCLTEGVKAGTHAAIAAGFKEAKVPALTLKSNQKTAAETYELWDVPSGTGVQRAWVDLQNDVTAKDLRLAVQEG; via the coding sequence ATGAGTACCTATCGTCTCGATAAAGGCGGTCTAATTGACCGCACAAAACCGCTGCGTTTTACCTTTGATGGTAAGCCTGTATTGGGTTTTGAAGGGGATACAATTGCCTCTGCGATGATCGCCAATGGTCAGCATATGGTTGGCCGCTCTTTCAAATATCACCGTCCGCGCGGTATTTTGGGCATAGGCTCAGAAGAGCCAGCAGCACTCGTGCAAATGGGTGACGGCAATGCTGAAACCACGCCAAACGTGCGGGTGACAGAGCAAGAAGTATTTGCGGGCCTTTCCGTGCGTTCCCAAAATGCATGGCCATCCCTAGAATTTGATGTTGGCCGCATGAACGATTACGCGTGGCGGTTTATTCCGGCTGGCTTCTACTACAAAACATTCATGGGCCCTCCGGGTGCCTGGATGATGTTTGAGCCGATTATTCGGAAAGCTGCCGGTCTTGGCAAAAGCCCGACGGAAGCTGACCCAGACAACTACGAGCACGTAAATCGTCACTGCGATGTGCTGGTCATTGGTGGCGGTCCTTCAGGCCTCATGGCAGCAGAAGCGGCAAGCCTTTCTGGTGCACGGGTGATCCTCGTTGATGAAAGCAATCAGCTTGGTGGCCAATTGCTCGGCGAAACGCCTGAAACAACGTTGAATGACCAAGAGCCTGTTGAATGGGTGGTGGCTGCTGAGGCGGCTCTTCGTGCCCGTGAAAATGTCACTATTTTAAACCGCACAACTGCCTTCGGCTATTACGCAGAAAACTTTGTCGGTCTATGGGAAAAATGCACGGACCATTTAGCACCAGCCGATCGTCCAGAACGTGCGCCGCGTGAACGCCTATGGCGGGTGCGTGCAAAACATGTCGTGCTTGCAACTGGTGCGATTGAGCGTTCAATCGCATTTCACGAAAATGATCGTCCAGGCGTTATGCTTGCCAGTGCCGCGCAAACTTATGCGTATCGCTATGGTGCGTTGCCGGGCAAAAACATTCTCGTCTTTGCGAACAATGACGCAGCATGGACAAATGCCTTTGCGCTTAAAGAAGCGGGCGCCAACATTGCGGGCATCGTTGATGCGCGACCAAGCATTGATGCTGGCCTTCTTGCAAAAGCAGCAGAAGCAAGCATTGACCTCTTCCCACGTTCCGGCATTGTTGGAACCAAAGGTCACGCACGGGTGAAGCAAGCCTCCATCCGAACGCTTGATCAAGATGGGCAGCCGACAGGTCCAACCAAGCAGGTTGAATGTGATTTGATCGCAGTTTCTGGCGGTTATAATCCGAATGTTTCCCTGTTCTCGCAATCACGCGGCAAGCTGAAATATGACGAAAATATCGCAGGCTTCCGCCCAGCGCATTCATGGCAAAAAGAAACATCTGCCGGTAGCTGTAACGGGGTCTTTGATCTTGCAAGTTGTTTGACTGAAGGCGTTAAAGCGGGAACACATGCGGCAATCGCTGCTGGCTTCAAAGAAGCGAAAGTTCCAGCTCTTACGTTGAAATCTAATCAAAAGACGGCTGCAGAAACCTATGAGCTTTGGGATGTACCAAGCGGAACAGGTGTGCAGCGTGCTTGGGTTGACCTTCAAAACGACGTAACGGCCAAAGATCTGCGTCTTGCTGTGCAGGAAGGGTA
- a CDS encoding sarcosine oxidase subunit delta: MFIIKCPYCGERDQSEFTHGGEAHIDRPEWRDDMTDAEWSDFVFLRHNEKGVIAERWMHAAGCGKWFNGLRSTITDEIYGFYKIGEKPPKVDTAEPATPAGELLGSGNDAVKVVAELSEGDAK, encoded by the coding sequence ATGTTTATAATTAAGTGCCCCTATTGCGGCGAACGTGACCAATCAGAGTTTACTCATGGTGGCGAAGCTCATATTGACCGACCAGAATGGCGTGATGACATGACCGACGCTGAATGGTCTGATTTTGTGTTTTTGCGTCACAACGAAAAAGGCGTTATCGCCGAACGCTGGATGCATGCAGCCGGTTGCGGCAAATGGTTTAATGGCCTTCGCAGCACAATTACCGATGAGATCTATGGTTTTTATAAAATAGGTGAGAAGCCACCTAAGGTTGATACCGCTGAGCCTGCAACGCCAGCTGGTGAGCTATTGGGTTCAGGCAATGATGCCGTAAAAGTTGTGGCAGAGCTTTCCGAAGGAGACGCGAAATGA